One stretch of Miscanthus floridulus cultivar M001 chromosome 18, ASM1932011v1, whole genome shotgun sequence DNA includes these proteins:
- the LOC136522200 gene encoding large ribosomal subunit protein mL46-like, which produces MLSRLPATVSLLCRSLREPRGFSSSASSVLASSKETADGKLVASVLFERLPIVIPKIHPVVYAFQEFSFRWRQQYRRQYPEEVLGKADARGKGDYHIDYVPAPRITEADKTNDRKSLQRALDNKLYLLLYGNAYGALDGKPVWHFPEKVYENEETMRLCAEAALKSVLGGLDHTYFVGNAPMAHMAVEQTDSSASPFKRFFFKSQVVGTTKYHIGKCKDFAWVTKDELLEYFPENKDFFNKMIIHIR; this is translated from the exons ATGTTGTCCCGATTGCCGGCGACGGTGAGCCTTCTTTGCCGGTCTCTCCGGGAACCGCGCGGCTTCAGCTCCTCCGCCTCCTCTGTGCTGGCTTCATCTAAGGAAACGGCCGACGGGAAGCTCGTGGCGTCGGTGCTGTTCGAGCGCCTCCCCATCGTCATCCCCAAGATTCATCCCGTTGTCTACGCCTTCCAAGAATTCTC ATTTCGGTGGAGGCAGCAGTACAGACGGCAATACCCCGAAGAGGTCCTTGGCAAGGCCGACGCGAG GGGTAAGGGTGATTATCATATTGATTATGTCCCTGCTCCAAGGATTACCGAGGCTGACAAAACAAATGACCGGAA GTCTTTACAACGAGCTCTTGATAATAAACTTTATCTCCTGCTGTATGGCAACGCTTATGGGGCTCTGGATGGAAAGCCTGTATGGCATTTTCCGGAAAAAGTATACGAAAATGAAGAAACTATGCGACTG TGTGCCGAGGCTGCATTAAAATCTGTTCTTGGGGGACTTGACCATACATACTTTGTTGGCAATGCTCCAATGGCTCATATGGCAGTTGAACAAACGGATTCAAGTGCTTCACCATTCAAG CGTTTCTTTTTCAAGTCACAAGTGGTTGGCACAACGAAATACCATATTGGAAAATGCAAGGACTTCGCGTGGGTGACCAAAGACGAGCTGCTGGAGTATTTTCCTGAGAACAAGGATTTCTTCAACAAGATGATCATCCACATTAGATAG